One genomic window of Centropristis striata isolate RG_2023a ecotype Rhode Island chromosome 20, C.striata_1.0, whole genome shotgun sequence includes the following:
- the LOC131993722 gene encoding polyribonucleotide nucleotidyltransferase 1, mitochondrial, whose product MRYLLHLGRSFARLHVRLCHSSVYSRHANPRSLEVDIGDKKLEISSGRFARFADGSAVVRLGDTSVMVTAVSKTKPSPSQFMPLVVDYRQKAAAAGRIPTNHLRRELGITDNEILTSRLIDRSIRPLFPAGYFYDTQVLCNLLAVDGVNDPDVLAINAASAALALSDIPWNGPIGAVRVGMVDGETVINPTRTQMNSSSLNLIVAGAPCSQVVMIEASAENMLQQDFCHAVKVGVKYTQQIIFGIEKLVREEKITKRTPVKIFSAPAVMVEHVRQSAAKKIYGVFTDFTHDKISRDEAINKIRLETEEELKERFPQTEQAEIVESFNTVSKEIFRNLVLNEYKRCDGRELTALRNISCDVDLFKPLHGSALFQRGQTQVLSSVTFDSLESSIKADIITTALSGIKSKNFMLHYEFPPYATNETGKVGGMNRRELGHGALAEKALRPVIPKDFPFTLRVTAEVLESNGSSSMASACGASLALMDAGVPISSAVAGVAVGLISKANPEKPAEIEDYRLLTDILGIEDYLGDMDFKLAGTNKGITALQADVKIPGLPLKVVMEAIQQATVAKREILGIMNNCIAKPRERRKENGPVVENVRVPVSKRTRFVGPGGYNLRKLQAETGVTISQVDEETFSVFAPTPAAMYEAQQFINEICKDDQEHQLEFGAIYTATITEIRDIGVMVKLYPNMSAVLLHNSQLDYKRIQHPSALGFDVGQQIQVKYFGRDPTDGRMRLSRKVLHSPAATVIKTLREKQSISMGSSNSHTTNTDL is encoded by the exons atgaggTATTTGCTTCATCTGGGGCGCTCGTTTGCCCGCCTTCATGTCCGTTTATGTCACAGCAGTGTTTACAGCAGACATGCTAATCCACGAAGTCTGGAGGTGGACATTGGGGACAA gaAGCTTGAGATCTCTTCGGGGAGGTTTGCTAGATTTGCTGATGGATCTGCTGTAGTTCgg CTGGGAGACACCTCTGTGATGGTGACTGCTGTGAGCAAAACCAAACCATCCCCGTCTCAGTTCATGCCTCTTGTG GTGGACTACAGACAgaaagcagctgcagcaggtcgAATCCCCACTAACCATCTGAGGCGAGAACTGGGCATCACTGACAATGAGATCCTCACCAGCAGATTAATAG ACAGATCGATCAGACCACTGTTCCCTGCTGGTTACTTTTATGATACTCAG GTCCTCTGTAACCTGCTGGCAGTTGATGGTGTCAATGATCCAGATGTGTTGGCTATTAATGCAG CATCTGCTGCTCTGGCCCTGTCTGACATCCCCTGGAATGGACCCATAG GTGCTGTGCGTGTGGGCATGGTCGACGGAGAGACGGTGATCAACCCCACTCGGACACAGATGAATTCCAGCAGTCTTAACCTGATTGTGGCTGGAGCCCCCTGCAGTCAAGTGG TGATGATCGAGGCGTCAGCTGAGAACATGCTGCAGCAGGACTTTTGCCACGCAGTGAAGGTGGGAGTCAAATACACCCAGCAGATCATATTTGGCATCGAGAAGCTGGTGCGAGAAGAGAAGATCACCAAGCGCACCCCGGTCAAGATCTTCTCAGCCCCGGCTGTTATGGTGGAACATGTTCGACA ATCAGCTGCCAAGAAGATTTATGGTGTTTTCACTGATTTTACTCATGATAAG ATTTCAAGAGATGAAGCTATCAACAAAATTCGACTGGAAACTGAAGAGGAACTAAAAG AAAGATTCCCTCAGACTGAGCAGGCTGAAATCGTTGAATCCTTCAACACTGTGAGCAAAGAAATCTTCCGCAATTTAGTGCTAAATGAATACAAGAG atGTGATGGGAGGGAGTTGACTGCTTTAAGGAACATTTCTTGTGATGTGGACCTCTTTAAACCGCTGCATGGCTCGGCTCTGTTCCAGAGAGGACAAACACAG GTGCTGTCCAGTGTCACATTTGATTCCCTTGAATCCAGCATCAAAGCAGATATTATCACTACAGCTTTGAG TGGCATCAAATCCAAAAATTTCATGCTTCATTATGAG TTCCCTCCATATGCAACCAATGAAACTGGAAAGGTGGGAGGCATGAACAGGAGAGAGCTCGGACATG GGGCCTTGGCTGAGAAAGCTCTCCGACCAGTCATTCCTAAAGACTTCCCTTTCACTCTCCGGGTCACTGCTGAGGTGCTGGAGTCCAACG GATCCTCCTCAATGGCTTCAGCGTGTGGAGCCAGCCTCGCTCTAATGGATGCAG GTGTGCCCATCTCTTCTGCTGTGGCAGGTGTAGCAGTTGGCCTCATCTCCAAAGCAAACCCAGAGAAACCTGCTGAGATCGAAGACTACAGATTACTGACTGATATTCTG GGAATTGAAGATTACCTTGGAGACATGGACTTTAAATTGGCAGGAACGAACAAGGGCATCACTGCTTTACAG GCTGACGTGAAGATCCCAGGTCTGCCTCTGAAGGTGGTCATGGAGGCTATCCAACAGGCCACAG TGGCAAAGAGGGAAATCTTGGGCATCATGAACAACTGTATAGCAAAacccagagagaggaggaaagagaatGGACCTGTTGTTG aAAATGTCCGAGTGCCTGTTTCCAAACGAACACGCTTTGTCGGCCCAGGGGGCTACAATCTTCGCAAGCTACAAGCAGAAACAG GTGTAACAATAAGTCAGGTGGACGAGGAGACTTTCTCTGTGTTCGCTCCAACACCAGCAGCCATGTATGAAGCCCAACAATTCATCAATGAAATCTGCAAAGATGAT CAAGAACATCAGCTGGAGTTTGGTGCGATCTACACTGCCACCATCACTGAGATAAG GGACATTGGCGTGATGGTGAAACTTTATCCCAACATGAGTGCCGTCCTGCTGCACAACTCGCAACTGGACTACAAACGG ATCCAACATCCAAGTGCTTTGGGTTTCGATGTGGGGCAGCAGATACAG GTCAAGTACTTTGGACGGGACCCAACAGACGGCAGAATGAGACTTTCCAGGAAGGTGCTCCATTCTCCTGCTGCAACGGTCATCAAGACACTAAGGGAGAAACAGAGCATCTCTATGGGTTCAAGCAACAGCCACACGACCAACACCGATTTGTGA
- the ppp4r3b gene encoding serine/threonine-protein phosphatase 4 regulatory subunit 3B, with protein sequence MSDTRRRVKVYTLNEDRQWDDRGTGHVSSTFVERLKGISLLVRAESDGSLLLESKISPNTAYQKQQDTLIVWSEADNYDLALSFQEKAGCDEIWEKICQVQGKDPALDITQDPIDESEEERFEEIPETSHLVELPPCELSRLEEIADLVTSVLSSPIRREKLALALMSEGYIKKLLGLFRVCEDLDNREGLHHLYEIVRGVLFLNKAALFEVMFSDDCIMDVVGCLEYDPALVQPKRHREFLTKTAKFKEVIPITDSELRQKIHQTYRVQYIQDIILPTPSVFEENFLSTLTSFIFFNKVEIVSMLQEDEKFLTEVFAQLTDEATEDSKRRELVNFVKEFCAFSQTLQPQNRDAFFKTLANLGILPALEIVMGMDDLQVRAAATDIFSYLVEFSPSMVREFVMQEPQQTDDDVLLINVVIKQMICDSDPELGGAVQLMGLLRTLIDPENMLASNNKTEKTEFLSFFYKYCMHVLTAPLLANTAHDKNSKDLQEGSAKINPVCPDNFQTAQLLALILELLTFCVEHHTYHIKTYIMNKDLLRRVLVLMNSKHTFLALCALRFMRRIIGLKDEYYNRYIIKGNLFEPVINALLDNGTRYNLLNSAIIELFEFIKVEDIKSLIAHIVDNFYKALESIEYVQTFKGLKGRYEQEKDRQSQRLNRYRRDARSLDEDEELWFNDDDDDDDGEAVEKSRMEEDFSDSYGKYMEAKKGAANGANGANNNGKAAVIPPPSPAVTPNNSSTSSVKTVALPATPVVKTALVGLVDYPDDEDEEEEDEEEEEQSPRKRPRLSS encoded by the exons ATGTCGGACACTCGGCGGCGAGTGAAAGTATATACGCTAAATGAAGACCGACAGTGGGACGATCGGGGCACCGGACATGTTTCGTCTACGTTTGTTGAAAGGCTGAAGGGAATATCGTTATTAGTTCGGGCCGAATCGGACG GATCTCTACTATTGGAGTCGAAGATAAGCCCGAATACTGCATATCAGAAACAACAG GACACACTGATTGTCTGGTCGGAAGCAGATAATTATGACCTTGCCCTAAGTTTCCAGGAAAAGGCTGGCTGCGATGAGATCTGGGAGAAGATTTGCCag GTTCAAGGCAAGGACCCTGCCCTGGACATCACCCAGGACCCCATTGATGAGTCGGAGGAGGAGCGCTTCGAGGAGATTCCAGAGACAAGCCACCTGGTGGAGCTCCCCCCATGCGAACTAAGCCGACTGGAGGAGATCGCTGACCTGGTTACCTCTGTCCTGTCTTCGCCCATCCGGAGGGAAAAACTTGCCTTGGCTCTCATGAGCGAGGGCTACATCAAGAAACTCCTGGGTCTCTTCAGAGTATGTGAGGATCTGGACAACAGGGAAGGTCTACATCACCTCTACGAGATTGTCCGGGGTGTCTTGTTCCTCAATAAAGCCGCCCTCTTTGAGGTGATGTTCTCAGATGACTGTATCATGGATGTGGTGGGCTGCCTTGAGTATGACCCAGCACTGGTTCAGCCTAAACGGCACAGGGAATTCTTGACCAAGACAGCAAAGTTTAAAGAGGTGATCCCTATCACGGACTCTGAGCTGCGGCAGAAGATCCACCAGACCTACCGGGTGCAGTACATCCAGGACATCATCCTGCCCACGCCATCTGTTTTTGAGGAGAATTTCCTGTCCACTCTCACCTCCTTCATCTTCTTTAACAAGGTGGAGATTGTCAGTATGTTGCAG GAGGACGAGAAGTTCCTAACAGAGGTCTTTGCACAGCTCACAGACGAAGCCACAGAGGACAGTAAAAGGAGAGAGCTT GTGAACTTTGTCAAGGAATTCTGTGCGTTTTCTCAAACGTTGCAGCCACAAAACAGGGACGCTTTCTTCAAAACTCTGGCAAATCTAGGCATTTTACCTGCTCTTGAAATAGTCATG GGAATGGATGACCTGCAGGTGAGGGCAGCAGCAACAGACATCTTCTCTTACCTGGTGGAATTCAGCCCCTCCATGGTCAGGGAGTTTGTCATGCAGGAACCACAGCAGACAGATGAC GATGTTCTGCTGATAAATGTTGTTATCAAGCAGATGATTTGTGACTCCGACCCAGAGCTGGGAGGGGCTGTCCAGCTGATGGGTCTGCTCAGGACGCTCATTGACCCTGAGAACATGCTGGCTTCCAACAAT aaaactgagaaaacagaATTTCTGAGTTTCTTCTACAAGTACTGCATGCACGTCCTAACTGCTCCTCTGCTGGCCAACACGGCACATGACAAAAACTCAAAAG ATCTACAGGAGGGATCAGCTAAGATCAACCCGGTCTGTCCAG aCAACTTCCAGACAGCTCAGCTTCTGGCACTGATCCTGGAGCTCCTGACCTTCTGTGTGGAGCACCACACGTATCACATCAAGACCTACATCATGAACAAAGATCTGCTCAGGAGAGTGTTGGTGCTCATGAACTCAAAACACACCTTCCTTGCTCTTT GCGCCCTGCGGTTCATGCGCAGGATCATTGGTCTGAAGGATGAGTACTACAACCGCTACATCATCAAAGGGAACCTGTTTGAGCCTGTCATTAATGCCCTGCTGGACAACGGCACCCGATACAACCTCCTTAACTCAGCCATCATAGAGCTCTTTGAGTTCATTAAAGTG GAGGACATAAAGTCTCTCATAGCTCACATTGTGGATAACTTCTACAAAGCACTTGAATCCATTGAGTACGTCCAGACTTTCAAGGGCCTGAAAGGCCGGTACGAGCAGGAAAAAGACAGGCAGAGTCAAAGACTCAACAG ATATCGCAGAGATGCACGGTCGTTGGACGAGGACGAGGAGCTGTGGTTCAATGACGATGATGACGACGATGATGGAGAGGCTGTGGAGAAGAGCCGAATGGAGGAGGACTTCTCCGACAGCTACGGCAAGTACATGGAAGCCAAAAAAG GAGCTGCCAACGGAGCGAACGGTGCCAACAATAACGGGAAAGCTGCTGTAATCCCACCTCCCTCACCAGCCGTCACTCCAAACAACAGTTCAACCTCCTCGGTCAAAACAGTTGCTCTTCCTGCCACACCAGTAGTAAAG aCTGCTCTGGTTGGTTTGGTGGACTACCCTGAcgatgaggatgaggaggaagaagatgaggaggaggaagagcagtCTCCAAGGAAGCGGCCCCGTCTGAGCTCTTAA